From the genome of Pseudomonas yamanorum, one region includes:
- a CDS encoding LysR substrate-binding domain-containing protein: protein MSTLDLELLRTFIAVVDHHSFAEAGTHLARTQSSVTQHMQRLEQQVGVSLFEKRGRQKQLTEPGMQLLRHARQMLSLNDDALNSLRESSLSGVLRIGSPHDIADTILPPILSHIARSAPRLRLEIDVGRSPFLMDDLHRGKVDMVISTRADANLEGFALRTSPVWWICSAQYIHSPSEPLPLILVDEPSIYRRYALEALERANIPWRQAYLASNLIGIKAATRAGLGVTPRSMEMLGPDMRVLGENDGLPRMPEVTYYLWIRPNTANPIARKAYDLIRASQGLALG from the coding sequence ATGTCGACCCTCGATCTCGAACTGCTCCGCACCTTTATCGCCGTGGTCGACCACCACAGCTTCGCTGAAGCCGGCACCCATCTCGCCCGCACGCAATCTTCCGTCACCCAGCATATGCAGCGCCTCGAACAGCAAGTAGGCGTCAGCCTGTTTGAAAAACGTGGTCGGCAAAAGCAGCTGACAGAACCTGGGATGCAGTTGTTGCGGCATGCGCGGCAGATGCTGTCGTTGAATGACGATGCACTCAACTCCCTGCGGGAAAGCAGCCTCAGCGGTGTACTGCGCATCGGCTCGCCCCACGACATCGCCGACACCATCCTGCCGCCGATCCTCAGCCACATCGCCCGCTCGGCACCGCGCCTGCGCCTGGAAATCGACGTGGGCCGCAGCCCCTTCCTGATGGACGACTTGCACCGGGGCAAGGTCGACATGGTGATCTCCACCCGCGCCGATGCCAACCTGGAAGGCTTTGCGCTGCGCACCTCGCCGGTGTGGTGGATTTGTTCGGCGCAATACATTCACTCGCCGAGCGAACCGCTGCCGTTGATTCTGGTGGATGAGCCGAGCATCTATCGGCGCTATGCCCTGGAGGCGCTGGAGCGGGCGAACATTCCGTGGAGGCAGGCGTACCTGGCATCGAACCTGATCGGGATCAAGGCGGCCACCCGCGCAGGGCTCGGCGTGACCCCACGGAGCATGGAAATGCTCGGGCCGGACATGCGGGTATTGGGAGAGAACGACGGGCTACCGAGGATGCCGGAGGTGACATATTACCTGTGGATCCGCCCGAACACGGCGAACCCGATTGCACGCAAGGCTTATGACCTGATCAGGGCCAGCCAGGGGCTGGCGCTGGGATGA
- a CDS encoding extracellular solute-binding protein has translation MKRPLLLLISLALSFSANATITESHGYAQFGTLKYPAKFTHFDWVNPAAPKGGTLRVMAFGTFDTLNPYTLKGSSPVSTANFLQYGVNELNEPLMVGTGQYAPSGDEPTSSYGLIAQSVEYSEDRSWVVFNLRPEARFHDGKPITAYDVAFSYRTLLTEGHPQYRTNLQEVARVDILNRHRIRFVFKRAGNPLLILRLGELPVLPQHYWKNRDFKATTFEPPLGSGPYRITKVSPGRQLVFERVKDYWGKDLPVNRGFYNYDKVEVEFYRDSDVAFEAFKAGEFDIYIEHQAKNWANGYNFPAVNRGDVIKAQIAHQIPTQSQGLFMNSRRPAFSQAKVREALGLMFDFEWTNRTLFSGAYKRTLSYYPNSEFSATGVPTGHEWLMLSPYRDQLPANLFTQAFSLPQTDGRGIPRDTMRRALALLAEAGWKLSGQRLLNSDGQPLRLEILLVNPNLERILQPYVENLTSIGVDARLRTVDRAQYKQRLDQFDFDMILMTLNQTLSPGLEQWQYFHSSQVGIKGSKNYAGIANPVVDHLLEQLLAAQTREEQLAAGRALDRVLLWQHYSIPNWYLNYHRLAYRNRFAFVTTPPYSLGLSAWWLKASEKAQ, from the coding sequence TTGAAGCGTCCCCTCCTTCTACTAATAAGTCTGGCCTTGAGCTTTTCCGCGAACGCGACCATCACCGAGAGCCACGGTTATGCGCAGTTCGGCACGCTCAAGTACCCGGCCAAATTCACCCACTTCGACTGGGTAAACCCCGCAGCGCCCAAGGGCGGCACTTTGCGGGTCATGGCCTTTGGCACGTTCGACACCCTCAACCCTTACACCCTCAAGGGTTCCAGCCCGGTCTCTACCGCCAACTTCCTGCAATACGGGGTCAACGAGCTGAATGAGCCGTTGATGGTCGGTACGGGCCAGTACGCCCCTTCCGGCGATGAACCGACTTCCAGCTACGGCCTGATTGCCCAATCGGTGGAGTACAGCGAGGACCGCAGCTGGGTGGTGTTCAACCTGCGCCCCGAAGCGCGCTTCCACGATGGCAAGCCGATCACGGCCTACGACGTGGCGTTTTCCTATCGCACGCTGCTGACCGAAGGCCACCCGCAATACCGCACCAACCTGCAGGAAGTGGCCCGGGTCGACATTCTTAACCGGCACCGCATTCGCTTCGTGTTCAAGCGCGCCGGCAACCCGTTACTGATCCTGCGTCTGGGCGAGCTGCCAGTATTGCCCCAGCACTACTGGAAAAACCGTGACTTCAAGGCCACCACCTTCGAGCCCCCACTGGGCAGCGGACCTTACCGCATCACAAAGGTCTCGCCGGGACGGCAACTGGTGTTCGAACGGGTCAAGGATTACTGGGGCAAGGACCTGCCGGTCAACCGTGGTTTCTATAACTACGACAAGGTCGAGGTGGAGTTCTACCGCGACAGCGACGTGGCCTTCGAAGCCTTCAAGGCCGGCGAGTTCGATATCTATATCGAGCACCAGGCGAAGAACTGGGCCAACGGCTACAACTTCCCGGCGGTCAACCGGGGTGATGTGATCAAGGCGCAGATCGCCCACCAGATCCCGACCCAGAGCCAGGGCCTGTTCATGAACAGCCGGCGCCCGGCCTTCAGCCAGGCCAAGGTGCGTGAAGCCCTGGGCTTGATGTTCGATTTCGAGTGGACCAACCGCACCCTGTTCAGCGGCGCCTATAAACGCACCCTCAGCTATTACCCCAACAGCGAATTCTCTGCCACCGGCGTGCCCACCGGCCATGAGTGGCTGATGCTCTCACCCTATCGCGACCAACTGCCCGCCAACCTGTTTACCCAGGCCTTCAGCCTGCCCCAGACCGACGGGCGCGGCATCCCCCGAGACACCATGCGCCGCGCCCTCGCCTTGCTTGCCGAAGCGGGCTGGAAGCTGTCAGGGCAACGGTTGCTTAACAGTGACGGGCAGCCCCTGCGCCTGGAAATCCTGCTGGTGAATCCGAACCTGGAGCGCATCCTGCAACCCTATGTCGAAAACCTGACAAGCATCGGCGTCGATGCCCGCTTGCGCACGGTAGACCGCGCACAGTACAAACAACGCCTCGATCAGTTCGACTTCGACATGATTCTGATGACCCTCAACCAGACCCTCAGCCCCGGCCTTGAGCAGTGGCAGTACTTCCACTCCAGCCAGGTGGGGATCAAGGGCAGCAAGAATTACGCAGGCATCGCCAACCCAGTGGTCGACCATCTGCTGGAACAACTGCTGGCGGCGCAAACCCGCGAAGAACAATTGGCAGCCGGGCGAGCGCTCGACCGCGTCCTGCTGTGGCAGCACTACAGTATTCCCAACTGGTACCTCAACTATCATCGCCTGGCGTACCGCAACCGGTTCGCCTTCGTCACCACGCCGCCCTACAGCCTGGGCCTGAGCGCATGGTGGCTGAAAGCTTCGGAGAAAGCCCAATGA
- the gloB gene encoding hydroxyacylglutathione hydrolase: MIQISALPAFTDNYIWLLQDQPNKRCAVVDPGDAAPVLAWLQQHPDWTLSDILVTHHHHDHVGGVEQLKSVSGATVYGPANEKIPARDVALQDNDRINVLGWDFEVFAVPGHTLGHIAFYHEGVLFCGDTLFAAGCGRLFEGTPQQMHTSLERLAALPANTLVYCTHEYTQSNLKFAQAVEPQNADIAERVENVRQLRANGEITLPSTLALEKLTNPFLRTSETSVKEKADERNGRDNQAGSEVFASLRSWKDTF, from the coding sequence ATGATACAGATCAGTGCCCTGCCCGCCTTCACCGATAACTACATCTGGTTGTTACAGGATCAGCCGAACAAGCGCTGCGCGGTGGTCGATCCCGGTGATGCCGCGCCCGTGCTGGCCTGGCTCCAGCAGCATCCGGACTGGACCCTCAGCGATATCCTGGTGACTCACCATCACCACGATCATGTCGGCGGCGTCGAGCAACTGAAAAGTGTTTCAGGCGCCACGGTCTACGGCCCGGCGAACGAAAAAATCCCGGCGCGGGACGTCGCACTCCAGGACAACGACCGCATCAACGTGCTGGGCTGGGACTTCGAGGTGTTTGCCGTGCCCGGGCACACCCTCGGCCATATCGCCTTTTATCACGAGGGCGTGCTGTTCTGTGGTGACACCCTCTTCGCCGCCGGTTGTGGCCGGCTGTTCGAAGGCACCCCGCAGCAAATGCACACCTCCCTGGAACGCCTGGCGGCACTGCCGGCCAACACGCTGGTGTACTGCACCCATGAATACACACAAAGTAACCTGAAGTTCGCCCAGGCCGTGGAACCGCAAAACGCGGATATCGCCGAACGGGTGGAGAACGTGCGGCAACTGCGGGCGAACGGCGAAATCACATTGCCTTCAACCCTGGCCCTGGAAAAACTCACTAACCCCTTTCTGCGGACCTCTGAAACATCCGTTAAAGAAAAAGCGGACGAACGGAATGGCCGGGATAACCAGGCCGGGAGTGAGGTATTTGCTAGCTTGAGGTCGTGGAAAGATACGTTCTAA
- the dnaQ gene encoding DNA polymerase III subunit epsilon: MRSVVLDTETTGMPVTDGHRIIEIGCVELMGRRLTGRHFHVYLQPDRESDEGAIGVHGITNEFLVGKPRFAEVADEFFEFINGAQLIIHNAAFDVGFINNEFALMGATDRADITRHCSILDTLMMARERHPGQRNSLDALCKRYGVDNSGRELHGALLDSEILADVYLTMTGGQTSLSLAGNASDGNGSAEGSGNRPSEIRRLPADRQPTTIIRASEQDMAEHAARLEAIAKSAGAPALWTQLTQQ, encoded by the coding sequence ATCCGATCTGTTGTACTCGATACCGAAACCACCGGCATGCCGGTGACCGACGGCCACCGGATCATTGAAATCGGCTGTGTCGAACTGATGGGCCGTCGCCTCACCGGCCGGCATTTCCACGTCTACCTGCAACCGGATCGGGAAAGTGATGAGGGCGCCATTGGCGTCCACGGCATCACTAACGAATTCCTGGTGGGCAAGCCACGGTTTGCCGAAGTGGCCGATGAGTTCTTCGAGTTCATCAACGGCGCGCAGCTGATCATCCATAACGCGGCGTTCGACGTTGGCTTCATCAACAACGAATTCGCGCTGATGGGCGCGACCGACCGGGCTGATATCACCCGGCACTGCTCGATCCTCGACACCTTGATGATGGCCCGTGAGCGTCACCCGGGCCAGCGCAACAGCCTCGATGCCTTGTGCAAGCGCTATGGGGTCGACAACTCCGGCCGTGAACTCCACGGCGCCTTGCTCGACTCCGAGATTCTCGCCGACGTCTACCTGACCATGACCGGCGGCCAGACCAGCCTGTCCCTGGCCGGTAACGCTTCGGACGGCAATGGTTCGGCAGAAGGCTCGGGCAACCGTCCTTCGGAAATCCGCCGCCTGCCAGCGGATCGTCAGCCCACCACGATTATTCGCGCCAGCGAGCAAGACATGGCCGAACACGCGGCGCGTCTTGAGGCGATCGCCAAGTCCGCCGGCGCACCCGCGTTGTGGACCCAATTGACCCAGCAATAA
- a CDS encoding extracellular solute-binding protein, with translation MMPLRTAILGSLLLCGAANAAPQHALTLYNEPPKYPADFKHVDYVNPDAPKGGTFRESSMGGFDSLNPFISKGVPADNIGLIYDTLAQQSLDEPITEYGLVAGKIEKAPDNSWVRFYIRPEARFHDGHPIRAEDVVFSFQTLMKDGSPIYKTYYADVDEVVAEDPLRVLFKFKRTNNRELPLILGQLTVLPKHYWEGRDFSKGNLEIPLGSGPYKVAEVKAGRSVRYERVKDYWAKDLPINKGFYNFDYRVTDYYRDNTVALEALKAGQFDYWLEISAKNWANAYNTPAVAQGRLIKEEIPNGNPTGMQGFVFNTRKPMFQDVRVRKAISLLLDFEWSNKQLFNGAYTRSRSYFENSEMAATGLPGPDELAILEPLRDKIPPQVFTEAFEPSKTDASGMIRTQQREAYQLLQEAGWKIVDDKMVDSTGKPVTIEFLLAQTEFERILLPFKRNLADLGIDLVIRRVDISQYINRIRSRDFDMVVGSFPQSSSPGNEQREYWKSSSADKPGSRNYIGLKDPAIDQLVEELIDSDSRKSLVAHAKALDRVLQFGYYVIPNWHIKTFRVAYWDHLGHPKVSPRYDVGTATWWSKPDAKPAITVDTNQSADPASGGD, from the coding sequence ATGATGCCTTTGCGTACTGCGATCCTTGGCAGCCTGTTGTTGTGCGGCGCGGCCAATGCGGCCCCACAACATGCCCTGACCCTCTATAACGAACCACCCAAGTACCCCGCCGACTTCAAGCATGTCGACTATGTAAATCCCGACGCACCCAAGGGCGGTACCTTTCGCGAATCCAGCATGGGCGGCTTCGACAGCCTCAACCCGTTCATCAGCAAGGGCGTGCCGGCAGACAATATCGGGCTGATCTACGACACCCTTGCCCAGCAAAGCCTGGACGAACCCATCACCGAATACGGCCTGGTGGCCGGCAAGATCGAAAAGGCCCCGGACAACAGCTGGGTACGCTTCTACATTCGCCCCGAAGCGCGCTTTCACGACGGCCACCCGATCCGTGCCGAAGACGTGGTGTTCAGCTTCCAGACGCTGATGAAGGACGGCTCGCCGATCTACAAGACCTACTACGCCGACGTCGACGAAGTGGTCGCCGAGGACCCGCTGCGGGTGCTGTTCAAGTTCAAGCGCACCAACAACCGCGAACTGCCGCTGATCCTTGGGCAACTGACCGTGTTGCCCAAGCATTACTGGGAGGGCCGCGACTTCTCCAAGGGCAACCTGGAGATTCCGTTGGGCAGCGGCCCGTATAAGGTGGCGGAGGTCAAGGCCGGGCGTTCGGTCCGCTACGAGCGGGTCAAGGACTACTGGGCCAAAGACCTGCCGATCAACAAGGGCTTCTACAACTTCGATTACCGCGTCACCGACTACTACCGCGACAACACCGTGGCCCTCGAAGCCCTCAAGGCAGGGCAATTCGATTACTGGCTGGAAATCAGTGCGAAAAACTGGGCCAACGCCTACAACACCCCCGCCGTTGCCCAGGGCCGCCTGATCAAGGAAGAAATTCCCAACGGCAACCCTACCGGGATGCAGGGCTTCGTGTTCAACACCCGCAAGCCGATGTTCCAGGACGTGCGGGTGCGCAAGGCCATCAGCCTGTTGCTGGACTTTGAATGGAGCAACAAACAGCTGTTCAATGGCGCCTACACCCGTAGCCGCAGCTATTTCGAAAACTCCGAGATGGCCGCCACCGGCCTGCCCGGCCCGGATGAACTGGCGATTCTTGAACCGCTGCGGGACAAGATCCCGCCCCAGGTATTCACCGAAGCCTTCGAGCCGTCGAAGACCGACGCCAGCGGTATGATCCGCACCCAGCAGCGCGAGGCCTATCAGTTGCTGCAAGAGGCCGGTTGGAAGATCGTCGACGACAAGATGGTCGACAGCACCGGCAAACCGGTGACCATCGAGTTCCTGCTGGCCCAGACCGAGTTCGAACGCATCCTGTTGCCGTTCAAGCGCAACCTGGCAGACCTGGGGATCGACCTGGTGATCCGCCGGGTCGACATCTCGCAGTACATCAACCGCATCCGCTCCCGGGATTTCGACATGGTGGTGGGCAGTTTCCCGCAGTCCTCTTCGCCAGGTAACGAGCAGCGTGAGTACTGGAAGTCATCCAGCGCCGACAAGCCCGGCAGCCGCAACTACATCGGCCTGAAAGACCCGGCCATCGACCAACTGGTGGAAGAACTCATCGACTCCGACTCGCGCAAGAGCCTGGTGGCCCACGCCAAGGCACTCGACCGCGTGCTGCAGTTCGGCTACTACGTGATCCCCAACTGGCACATCAAGACCTTCCGCGTGGCGTATTGGGACCACCTCGGCCATCCGAAGGTCTCACCACGGTATGACGTCGGCACCGCCACCTGGTGGAGCAAACCCGACGCGAAACCTGCGATAACCGTGGACACCAACCAGAGCGCCGATCCGGCGAGCGGGGGCGACTGA
- the rnhA gene encoding ribonuclease HI, which produces MTDTVELFTDGACKGNPGPGGWGALLVCKGVEKELWGGEANTTNNRMELMGAIRGLEELKRRCDVLLVTDSQYVMKGINEWMVNWKKRGWKTAAKEPVKNADLWQLLDEQCNRHNITWKWVRGHIGHPGNERADQLANRGVDEVRGYKQS; this is translated from the coding sequence ATGACCGATACCGTAGAACTCTTCACCGATGGCGCCTGCAAGGGCAATCCCGGCCCCGGCGGATGGGGCGCCTTGCTGGTGTGCAAGGGCGTGGAGAAGGAGCTGTGGGGCGGCGAAGCCAACACCACCAACAATCGCATGGAGCTGATGGGAGCGATCCGCGGCCTGGAAGAGCTCAAGCGTCGTTGCGACGTGTTGCTGGTGACCGACTCCCAATACGTGATGAAGGGCATCAACGAGTGGATGGTCAATTGGAAGAAGCGCGGCTGGAAAACCGCCGCCAAGGAGCCGGTAAAAAATGCCGACCTGTGGCAATTGCTCGATGAACAATGCAACCGCCACAACATCACCTGGAAATGGGTGCGCGGGCACATCGGCCATCCCGGCAACGAGCGGGCCGACCAACTGGCCAATCGCGGCGTGGATGAAGTGCGCGGCTACAAGCAAAGCTGA
- a CDS encoding glycerophosphodiester phosphodiesterase family protein has translation MTPNRRAIALIITVLMIAGCTSAPTGTPDKSLPLIVAHRSGTADYPENTLPAIDNALKNGVDMIWLTVQLSSDGVPVLYRPADLSANTQGSGSVAKQSLEQLQQLNAGWNFKLTDTRGQVTYPYRTHAAPVPSLQQALDRIPASIPVILDMKALPAEAQANAVASVLKHNHAWDRVLIYSTDASYQTAFARFPQARLFESRDDTRNRLAAVALAQSCRPVPHAGSWVAFEYQRKVELVETFTLGEARSPVNAKLWTPPAINCFQSKGKVNILAIGINSDDDYRAAACLKIDAVLVDSPRAMRDVKQRLEWPLQCN, from the coding sequence GTGACCCCCAACCGCCGCGCCATCGCCTTGATCATTACCGTATTAATGATCGCGGGCTGCACATCTGCCCCCACTGGCACGCCCGATAAATCGCTTCCGCTGATCGTTGCACACCGTTCGGGCACCGCGGATTATCCGGAAAACACCTTGCCGGCCATCGACAACGCCTTGAAAAATGGCGTCGACATGATCTGGCTGACGGTTCAACTGAGCAGTGACGGCGTCCCCGTTCTCTATCGCCCTGCCGACCTGAGCGCGAATACGCAAGGCAGTGGATCCGTCGCCAAACAAAGCCTGGAACAATTGCAGCAGTTGAATGCGGGGTGGAACTTCAAACTCACCGATACCCGCGGGCAGGTGACCTATCCCTACCGCACGCACGCCGCTCCGGTGCCTTCATTGCAGCAAGCACTGGACAGGATTCCCGCTTCAATCCCCGTCATTCTCGATATGAAAGCCTTGCCTGCTGAAGCGCAGGCCAACGCCGTTGCCAGTGTGCTGAAACACAATCATGCGTGGGACCGGGTGCTGATCTACTCCACCGATGCCAGTTACCAAACCGCTTTCGCGCGCTTCCCTCAAGCTCGGCTATTTGAATCCCGGGACGACACACGAAACCGCCTGGCAGCCGTCGCCCTGGCACAGAGCTGCCGTCCGGTACCACACGCTGGCAGTTGGGTGGCGTTTGAGTATCAGCGAAAAGTCGAACTGGTGGAGACGTTCACCTTGGGCGAAGCACGCTCACCCGTGAATGCCAAGCTATGGACGCCACCGGCGATCAACTGCTTCCAGTCCAAGGGCAAGGTCAACATTCTGGCGATTGGAATCAACAGCGACGATGATTACCGGGCAGCAGCGTGCCTGAAGATCGACGCCGTGCTGGTGGACTCACCGCGGGCAATGCGGGATGTGAAGCAGCGGCTCGAATGGCCGCTGCAGTGCAACTGA
- a CDS encoding lytic transglycosylase domain-containing protein, which produces MSSSIRKTNHSDALTRLAQAVAVAVSATLAGCQSTNFAAQSTVQPKPNLTAKIKQKPIWLSEKPSPEVPQDVWERMRRGFQLQDGLGVNPRIEQQRLWFASNPSFLENAGERGSLYIHYIVERLEERNMPLELALLPVIESAYNPMAYSRSDAVGLWQFVPATGRYFNLRQTRAYDGRRDITASTTAALDYLTRLHDMFNGDWLLALAAYNAGEGTVSRAIERNEKLGLPTDYWNLPLPQETKDYVPKFLALSQVVLAPEAYGVNLNPIANTPYFEVVEIKTSMDLSRVAALAEIDEDELFQLNPALKQRTTLDGPQHLLVPTSKAQLLASSLSAMKPEELLSMRPKKPVFDDVEHKAIAGRTRNYKVRSGDNLTLIAKANKVDVHDLQRWNKLNGQALKVGQTLVMQDTRKLVAKADSKKPVQYKVKKGDSLYIVAKRFNVEMQHLKRWNPRTGQALKPGQMLVVSGPR; this is translated from the coding sequence ATGTCGTCATCTATTCGTAAAACCAACCATTCAGACGCATTGACCCGCCTGGCTCAAGCCGTGGCGGTGGCTGTGTCCGCTACTCTGGCGGGCTGCCAATCGACCAATTTTGCCGCACAATCCACCGTGCAACCCAAGCCAAACCTTACCGCCAAGATCAAGCAAAAACCCATTTGGCTATCAGAGAAGCCAAGCCCGGAAGTGCCCCAGGATGTCTGGGAACGCATGCGCCGGGGCTTTCAATTGCAGGACGGGTTAGGCGTCAACCCGCGCATTGAACAGCAACGATTGTGGTTTGCCAGCAACCCATCCTTCCTTGAGAACGCCGGCGAACGCGGCAGCCTCTACATTCATTACATCGTCGAACGCCTTGAAGAGCGCAACATGCCCCTGGAGCTGGCGCTGCTGCCAGTGATTGAAAGTGCCTACAACCCAATGGCCTATTCCCGCAGCGATGCGGTGGGCCTGTGGCAGTTCGTTCCCGCCACCGGGCGCTACTTCAACCTGCGCCAGACCCGCGCCTACGACGGCCGCCGCGACATCACCGCCTCCACCACCGCCGCCCTGGACTACCTGACACGTCTGCATGACATGTTCAACGGTGACTGGCTGCTGGCGCTTGCGGCCTATAATGCGGGCGAAGGCACGGTCAGCCGAGCCATCGAGCGTAACGAGAAGCTCGGCTTGCCGACGGACTACTGGAACCTGCCACTGCCCCAGGAAACCAAGGACTACGTGCCCAAGTTCCTGGCGCTGTCCCAGGTGGTGCTGGCCCCCGAGGCGTACGGTGTCAACCTGAACCCGATTGCCAACACGCCCTACTTTGAAGTGGTAGAAATCAAAACCAGCATGGACCTGTCACGGGTCGCCGCGCTGGCCGAGATCGACGAAGACGAACTGTTCCAGCTCAACCCGGCCTTGAAGCAGCGCACCACCCTGGACGGCCCGCAGCATTTGCTGGTGCCGACTTCCAAGGCGCAGTTGCTGGCCAGCAGCCTTTCGGCGATGAAGCCCGAAGAATTGCTGAGCATGCGTCCGAAAAAGCCGGTGTTCGACGACGTTGAGCACAAGGCCATTGCCGGTCGCACCCGCAACTACAAGGTGCGCAGTGGCGACAACCTGACGTTGATTGCCAAGGCCAACAAAGTCGATGTGCATGACCTGCAGCGCTGGAACAAGCTCAATGGCCAGGCGCTCAAGGTTGGCCAGACCCTGGTGATGCAGGACACCCGCAAGCTGGTGGCCAAGGCAGACAGCAAGAAGCCGGTGCAATACAAGGTCAAGAAAGGCGACTCGCTGTACATCGTTGCAAAGCGCTTCAACGTCGAGATGCAACATCTCAAGCGCTGGAACCCGCGCACTGGCCAGGCGTTGAAGCCGGGCCAGATGTTGGTGGTTTCCGGACCGAGGTAA
- a CDS encoding class I SAM-dependent methyltransferase, with translation MTDKAFAQADPEWLALISAAREWLSGPVGQFLLEEERRMLEDELGRFFGGYLVHYGPSAQTPPAAPQVQRNVRLGAPLPGVEIVCEEQAWPLSEHAADVVVLQHGLDFCLSPHGLLREAASSVRPGGHLLIIGINPWSSWGLRHVFAHDGLRQARCISPSRVGDWLNLLGFALEKRRFGCYRPPLASAKWQGRLAGWERRAGAWQLSGGGFYLLVARKIVVGLRPVRQVRREPMGKLVPMPMAKVNRKQSEQ, from the coding sequence ATGACTGATAAAGCGTTCGCCCAGGCCGATCCCGAGTGGCTGGCACTGATCAGTGCCGCCCGTGAATGGCTGTCCGGGCCTGTCGGGCAATTTTTACTGGAAGAAGAACGGCGCATGCTCGAAGACGAGCTGGGTCGGTTCTTTGGTGGCTACCTGGTGCATTACGGCCCGTCGGCACAAACCCCGCCGGCGGCGCCCCAGGTACAACGCAATGTGCGCCTGGGCGCGCCGTTGCCGGGTGTCGAGATTGTGTGCGAGGAACAGGCCTGGCCGTTGAGCGAGCATGCGGCCGACGTGGTGGTGTTGCAGCATGGCCTGGATTTCTGCCTGTCGCCCCATGGTTTGCTGCGCGAAGCCGCCAGCAGTGTGCGCCCAGGTGGCCATTTGCTGATCATCGGCATCAACCCCTGGAGCAGTTGGGGTTTGCGCCATGTGTTCGCCCACGACGGGTTGCGCCAGGCGCGCTGCATCTCGCCGTCGCGCGTCGGCGATTGGTTGAACCTGCTGGGCTTTGCGCTGGAGAAACGCCGCTTCGGGTGCTATCGTCCGCCGCTTGCGTCTGCCAAGTGGCAAGGCCGGCTGGCCGGCTGGGAACGCAGGGCCGGTGCCTGGCAATTGTCTGGCGGTGGTTTCTACTTGTTGGTGGCGCGCAAGATCGTCGTTGGCCTGCGCCCGGTGCGCCAGGTACGCCGCGAACCAATGGGCAAGCTCGTGCCGATGCCCATGGCCAAGGTCAATCGCAAGCAGAGCGAACAGTAA
- a CDS encoding DUF2388 domain-containing protein has translation MTSRKSLLPFVLLTGALSTNTQATSFVMTTDALVSLSMSATKGTSSSFKDDKVVLAAKTDAAAFVASDGVIRGVQLESALEHIRLALKDEHYSDEQLARAILVM, from the coding sequence ATGACCTCGCGTAAATCGTTGCTGCCCTTCGTTTTGCTGACCGGCGCCCTGAGCACCAACACCCAGGCCACCAGCTTCGTGATGACCACCGACGCCTTGGTCAGCCTGAGCATGAGCGCTACCAAAGGCACCAGTTCGTCCTTCAAGGATGACAAAGTGGTACTGGCCGCCAAGACCGACGCTGCCGCCTTTGTCGCCAGCGACGGAGTGATCAGGGGTGTTCAGCTGGAATCGGCGCTGGAACATATTCGCCTGGCGCTCAAGGACGAACACTACTCGGACGAGCAGTTGGCCAGGGCAATCCTCGTCATGTAA